In a genomic window of Pontibacter liquoris:
- a CDS encoding helix-turn-helix domain-containing protein, with the protein MSMPGKQFYKGLYGTNTIEFAKGLIHVYPFGEIGKLNHGQVKPHAHNHFLQIFLIQDGRTEFYHSTEKVTIHGPAFIVVPKNMEHGFMHLTPVSGWIINLADTVLEHMLQREADVIFGMDEIHVVAVTAAEPATTEVFGTMQKCVDEYNSQLPGRLLMLQYLTGQMLVQLYRISLGGRQAFFSSSNISKVYFRRFQQLIRAEDSYKKSVEEYAHDLFISTGHLSRICRSIAGQSPKDILIDYFMAKAQLALSDVDSNIADISYTLGFEDPAYFARLFKKKTGQTPQEFRKKIGVKRS; encoded by the coding sequence ATGAGCATGCCGGGGAAACAGTTTTATAAAGGACTATATGGTACAAACACCATTGAATTTGCGAAGGGGCTTATTCATGTGTATCCTTTTGGGGAGATCGGGAAGCTGAACCACGGCCAGGTAAAACCCCATGCGCATAATCATTTCCTGCAAATCTTCCTGATTCAAGACGGCCGGACAGAGTTTTATCACAGCACGGAGAAAGTTACGATACACGGCCCTGCCTTTATCGTGGTGCCGAAGAATATGGAGCATGGGTTCATGCATCTGACACCTGTTTCAGGCTGGATCATCAACCTGGCAGATACCGTGCTGGAGCACATGCTGCAACGCGAAGCTGATGTGATCTTCGGGATGGACGAGATCCACGTAGTAGCTGTGACAGCAGCAGAACCCGCCACCACCGAGGTGTTTGGAACCATGCAGAAGTGTGTGGACGAATACAACAGCCAGTTGCCGGGGCGGCTCCTGATGCTGCAGTACCTGACCGGGCAAATGCTTGTGCAGCTTTACCGTATTTCGCTGGGTGGCAGGCAAGCCTTCTTTTCTTCTTCCAACATCAGCAAAGTATACTTCCGGCGGTTTCAGCAACTCATCAGGGCAGAAGACTCTTACAAGAAAAGCGTAGAAGAGTATGCGCACGATCTGTTCATTTCCACCGGCCATCTTAGCCGGATCTGCAGAAGTATAGCCGGCCAGTCGCCCAAAGATATCCTGATTGATTATTTTATGGCCAAAGCCCAGCTGGCTCTTTCGGATGTAGACAGCAACATTGCCGACATCTCCTACACGCTCGGCTTTGAAGACCCCGCCTACTTTGCCCGGCTTTTCAAGAAAAAGACCGGCCAGACACCCCAGGAATTCCGCAAAAAGATAGGTGTGAAGCGCAGCTAA
- a CDS encoding muconate/chloromuconate family cycloisomerase, whose product MNDIQIERIEAVIVDLPTIRPHHLSMAVMRNQAMVIVRLFCSDGIEGIGEATTIGGLSYGDESPEGMKLTLETYIAPLLQGKSPLSINALMALLEDHIKGNNFIKSAIETALLDAQGKRLGVSVATLLGGAVATTLPVLWTLASGDTEKDIQEAHALLKNGRHNAFKLKIGRHDWKTDVAHVRAIKEAVGPEVKVTVDVNQAWTESIAKQGIALLQDAGIDLIEQPILKTNFDGLARLTHYFTVPIMADEAVATVSDAFKLAKLGGGSVFALKIAKAGGLINIQKQAAIAQAAGISLYGGTMLEGTVGTVASAHVFSTLPHLDWGTELFGPLLLTDDIVKKRLTYQNGGMEIPQGPGLGIELDMNQVEKYKRR is encoded by the coding sequence ATGAATGACATACAGATAGAGCGAATTGAGGCCGTTATTGTGGACCTGCCCACCATACGTCCTCACCACTTATCCATGGCCGTGATGCGCAACCAGGCGATGGTGATCGTGCGCCTTTTTTGCAGCGATGGCATAGAAGGTATAGGTGAAGCCACCACGATCGGCGGCCTGAGCTATGGGGATGAATCGCCGGAAGGCATGAAGCTGACACTCGAGACCTACATTGCCCCGCTGCTGCAGGGAAAATCCCCTTTAAGTATAAATGCGCTCATGGCCTTGCTGGAAGATCACATCAAAGGAAACAACTTTATAAAATCTGCCATTGAAACCGCCCTGCTGGATGCGCAGGGCAAAAGGCTGGGCGTTTCTGTTGCCACCTTACTGGGCGGCGCGGTGGCTACAACTTTGCCCGTGCTCTGGACCCTGGCCAGCGGCGATACCGAAAAAGACATTCAGGAAGCCCATGCGCTGCTAAAAAACGGGCGCCACAACGCCTTTAAGCTTAAAATAGGCCGCCATGACTGGAAAACCGATGTAGCCCATGTGCGAGCCATAAAAGAAGCCGTTGGCCCGGAGGTGAAAGTAACCGTGGACGTGAACCAGGCCTGGACGGAAAGTATAGCCAAACAAGGAATAGCCCTGTTGCAGGACGCAGGGATAGACCTGATCGAGCAGCCCATTCTTAAAACCAACTTCGACGGGCTGGCCCGGCTCACGCACTACTTCACAGTGCCGATCATGGCCGATGAAGCGGTAGCGACTGTATCCGATGCCTTTAAGCTCGCCAAATTGGGCGGGGGCAGCGTGTTTGCCTTAAAAATTGCCAAAGCCGGCGGTTTGATCAACATTCAGAAACAGGCGGCCATTGCTCAGGCCGCAGGTATAAGCCTATATGGCGGCACCATGCTGGAAGGCACGGTAGGCACGGTGGCTTCGGCGCACGTTTTCAGCACCTTGCCGCACCTCGACTGGGGCACCGAACTCTTCGGCCCGCTTTTGCTCACCGATGACATCGTGAAGAAAAGGCTAACCTACCAAAACGGAGGTATGGAAATTCCGCAGGGGCCGGGGCTGGGGATAGAGCTGGATATGAATCAGGTAGAAAAGTATAAACGAAGATAA
- the catC gene encoding muconolactone Delta-isomerase, with protein MIFHVHMTVNIPLDLDKTYVDDLKAKEKALSQELQRQGKWTHIWRVAGKYANISIFNVASAGELHDILLSLPLFPFMQVEVTSLCQHASSVKNEEEAL; from the coding sequence ATGATATTTCACGTGCATATGACAGTGAACATTCCACTGGATCTGGATAAAACCTATGTAGATGATTTGAAGGCCAAAGAGAAGGCGCTTTCGCAGGAGTTGCAGCGGCAGGGCAAATGGACGCACATCTGGCGCGTTGCCGGCAAGTATGCCAACATCAGCATCTTTAATGTGGCCAGCGCCGGCGAACTGCATGATATTCTGCTATCACTCCCGCTTTTCCCTTTTATGCAGGTGGAGGTAACCTCCCTCTGTCAGCATGCTTCTTCCGTCAAAAACGAAGAAGAAGCCCTGTAA
- the catA gene encoding catechol 1,2-dioxygenase, giving the protein MERSQIDAVIRQIESTEVPGKGSDRIKEIVNRLTADLFYAIEDLDIQPEEIWKAVDWLTITGKANEWGLVVAGLGLEHFLDLRMDEAEAKAGITGGTPRTIEGPLYVPGAPESVGYAELETEPEKGGERLYMQGHVRDENGKPVPYAKVEVWHCNLRGMYSIFDSAQPPYNLRRAIITDQEGKYRFKSVLPVGYSCPPGGATDQLLKAIGRHGSRPAHIHFFVTAPGYRKLTTQINIEGDPLIWDDFAFATRPELVPHITRYSAAEAWEKFNIDEPFASIDFDFEIHKEKAGVFSAEIERTHGPA; this is encoded by the coding sequence ATGGAAAGAAGTCAAATCGATGCCGTTATCCGGCAGATAGAATCCACTGAGGTTCCGGGGAAAGGATCGGATCGCATCAAGGAGATCGTCAACCGCCTGACCGCCGACCTGTTTTATGCCATAGAAGACCTCGATATTCAGCCGGAAGAAATCTGGAAAGCCGTAGACTGGCTGACCATTACGGGCAAAGCCAATGAGTGGGGCCTGGTGGTGGCCGGCCTTGGGCTGGAGCACTTCCTGGACCTGCGCATGGACGAAGCCGAAGCCAAAGCCGGCATTACGGGCGGCACCCCCAGAACGATCGAAGGGCCGTTGTATGTGCCCGGAGCGCCTGAATCGGTAGGATATGCCGAGCTGGAAACGGAGCCCGAAAAAGGAGGCGAGCGCCTGTACATGCAGGGGCATGTGCGCGATGAGAATGGCAAGCCGGTGCCCTATGCCAAAGTGGAAGTATGGCACTGCAACTTGCGAGGCATGTATTCTATCTTCGACTCCGCGCAGCCACCCTACAACCTGCGCAGGGCCATCATCACCGACCAGGAGGGAAAGTATAGGTTTAAGAGTGTGCTGCCGGTAGGGTACAGTTGCCCGCCGGGCGGCGCGACAGACCAGTTACTCAAAGCCATTGGCCGCCATGGCAGCCGTCCGGCACACATCCACTTTTTTGTAACAGCGCCCGGTTACCGCAAACTAACCACGCAGATCAACATTGAGGGCGACCCGCTGATCTGGGATGACTTTGCTTTTGCCACCCGCCCGGAGCTGGTGCCGCACATCACCCGCTACTCTGCTGCCGAAGCCTGGGAGAAATTTAACATCGACGAGCCGTTTGCTTCCATTGATTTCGATTTTGAGATACACAAGGAAAAAGCAGGCGTGTTCTCTGCCGAAATTGAACGCACCCACGGGCCTGCCTAG
- the pcaD gene encoding 3-oxoadipate enol-lactonase, with product MSSIKIAANTCFYTYEDLGQEDTIVFSNSLGTDLNMWDGVVALVKPSLNVLRYDTRGHGQSTISSDAVTIAELGGDVIALLDHLKLGAVFFCGLSMGGLVGQWLGIHHPERFKKIIISNTAAKIGTAEGWDARIAQVRKEGLQSILEGTAQRWFTPAFRQQHPGVVSAILDKFKHTSLQGYVANCAAVRDADFREELQKLHVPTLVISGTQDEVTTPADGGFLAARIPCSRHVQLDANHLSSVEVPAAFAKQVRYATEGQGAFK from the coding sequence ATGTCAAGTATAAAAATTGCCGCTAACACGTGCTTCTATACCTATGAAGACCTGGGGCAGGAGGATACCATCGTGTTTTCGAACTCGCTCGGGACGGACCTGAACATGTGGGATGGGGTGGTGGCGCTCGTAAAGCCCTCCCTGAATGTGTTGCGCTATGATACCCGCGGGCACGGCCAAAGCACCATCAGTTCTGATGCGGTAACCATAGCCGAGCTGGGCGGGGATGTCATCGCATTGCTGGATCATTTAAAATTAGGCGCGGTATTCTTCTGCGGGCTCTCGATGGGCGGGCTGGTCGGGCAGTGGCTGGGCATTCATCACCCGGAGCGGTTCAAAAAGATCATTATTTCCAACACCGCCGCCAAGATCGGTACTGCCGAGGGATGGGACGCCCGCATAGCGCAGGTCAGGAAAGAGGGGCTGCAAAGTATACTGGAGGGCACGGCGCAGCGCTGGTTTACCCCGGCCTTCCGGCAGCAACACCCCGGGGTGGTCAGCGCAATTCTCGATAAATTCAAACACACTTCCCTGCAGGGGTATGTGGCCAACTGCGCTGCCGTGCGCGATGCGGATTTCAGGGAGGAACTGCAAAAGCTGCACGTTCCTACGCTGGTTATCAGCGGCACGCAGGACGAGGTGACCACACCCGCGGATGGCGGCTTTTTAGCGGCCCGAATCCCCTGCTCGCGGCATGTGCAGCTTGATGCCAACCATTTGTCGAGCGTGGAGGTGCCGGCAGCTTTTGCAAAACAGGTGCGCTACGCCACGGAAGGGCAAGGCGCCTTTAAATGA
- a CDS encoding 3-oxoacid CoA-transferase codes for MKSVPQISLEEAVALVKDGDTLLQGGFGMTGNPVHLMHALAKTSTKNLTFIGNNVGEAGIGGGRLLRNGQIKKMIGSFFTSNPEAVKAAQDGDVAYELLPQGTLAEAIRAGGAGIGGFYTPTSAGTELARGRETKVIKGVEQVFIEGIRGNVAFVRAWRADTAGNLTYRMTEQNFNRAMATAADLVIAEVEEIVPVGEIAPEHVHTPGSYVNYLVEAKLTTKDLGSSASVASSRKVDETRMNMARRALQELRKGDVVNLGIGIPTLVADLITPEDGIVMHTENGMLGVGPAPADGGGAMDYPVNAGKIPVTALPGASYFDSADSFAMIRGRHVDIAVMGGLEVDEQANLANWAVPGQPLLGVGGAMDLASGAKTLIITMTHTNKDGSAKVVPACKLPLTARKAVDMLITDLAVFRFIDGQLTLTELMPGATLEEVRAKTTATFTEALMA; via the coding sequence ATGAAATCGGTACCACAGATAAGCCTTGAAGAAGCCGTTGCTTTGGTAAAGGATGGCGATACATTGCTGCAGGGCGGCTTTGGGATGACGGGAAACCCCGTACACCTGATGCACGCGCTTGCCAAAACCTCCACGAAGAACCTGACCTTTATCGGTAATAACGTGGGGGAAGCGGGCATTGGCGGGGGCAGGTTGCTGCGCAACGGGCAGATCAAAAAGATGATCGGCTCTTTCTTTACCAGTAACCCCGAAGCGGTGAAAGCGGCCCAGGATGGCGATGTGGCGTACGAGCTTCTGCCGCAGGGCACGCTGGCCGAAGCCATACGCGCCGGCGGTGCCGGCATCGGCGGTTTTTATACGCCTACCTCGGCCGGTACAGAACTAGCCAGGGGTCGCGAAACAAAGGTAATCAAAGGCGTAGAGCAGGTTTTTATTGAAGGTATTCGGGGCAATGTGGCCTTTGTGCGTGCCTGGCGGGCCGATACGGCCGGCAACCTGACCTACCGCATGACGGAGCAAAACTTTAACCGCGCCATGGCCACGGCCGCCGATCTTGTGATAGCCGAAGTAGAGGAAATTGTGCCGGTAGGCGAGATAGCGCCGGAGCATGTGCACACGCCGGGCTCCTACGTCAACTACCTGGTGGAAGCCAAACTGACCACAAAAGATCTGGGCTCGTCTGCCTCGGTAGCCTCCTCCAGAAAAGTGGATGAGACGCGCATGAACATGGCCCGGCGGGCGCTGCAGGAGCTCCGAAAAGGCGACGTGGTGAACCTGGGCATCGGGATTCCGACGCTGGTGGCCGATCTGATCACGCCGGAAGATGGCATTGTGATGCACACCGAAAACGGCATGCTGGGCGTGGGTCCGGCCCCGGCCGATGGCGGCGGCGCGATGGATTACCCCGTGAATGCCGGCAAGATCCCTGTCACCGCTCTTCCGGGAGCCAGTTATTTCGACTCCGCTGATTCCTTTGCTATGATTCGGGGCAGGCACGTGGATATTGCCGTGATGGGAGGGCTGGAAGTAGATGAACAGGCCAACCTGGCCAACTGGGCTGTGCCGGGGCAGCCGCTGCTGGGCGTGGGCGGCGCCATGGACCTGGCGTCGGGCGCCAAAACGCTGATCATCACCATGACCCACACCAACAAAGACGGCTCGGCCAAAGTAGTGCCGGCCTGCAAGTTGCCCTTAACTGCCCGCAAAGCAGTGGACATGCTTATTACGGACCTGGCCGTTTTCCGGTTTATAGACGGGCAACTGACCCTGACCGAGCTGATGCCGGGCGCCACCCTGGAAGAAGTGCGGGCCAAAACAACAGCCACCTTTACGGAAGCACTTATGGCCTAA
- a CDS encoding FUSC family protein, with protein sequence MADKKYGIDRNMILYIIRCTVGFLIGYALYLAFPQFELFWTILSIILVLSPEIKDSPKLTNERVKSNLIGSSVGLVCFLLPLPEVMMMVLGIAIAIFVCHFFKLMNVARTAIVALIIVVIHERENLTYWVAVERFLSVTLGCLIGLAVSSATSFLSEKLIKRTNR encoded by the coding sequence ATGGCAGACAAAAAGTATGGCATAGACAGGAACATGATCTTATATATTATCCGGTGTACTGTTGGCTTCCTGATCGGTTATGCGCTCTACCTGGCTTTCCCGCAGTTCGAGCTGTTCTGGACTATCCTTTCGATCATACTTGTGCTGTCGCCGGAAATAAAGGATTCGCCCAAACTGACCAACGAGCGGGTAAAATCGAACCTGATCGGGTCGAGTGTCGGGCTGGTCTGCTTTTTGCTGCCATTGCCCGAGGTGATGATGATGGTGCTAGGGATTGCGATTGCCATTTTCGTGTGCCATTTCTTTAAGCTGATGAATGTGGCCCGGACGGCTATTGTTGCCTTGATCATTGTGGTGATCCATGAGCGGGAAAACCTGACTTATTGGGTGGCGGTGGAGCGCTTTTTATCGGTCACGCTGGGTTGCCTGATTGGGCTTGCCGTTTCGAGCGCAACCTCCTTTTTATCTGAGAAACTCATTAAGAGAACAAACCGGTAG
- the pcaF gene encoding 3-oxoadipyl-CoA thiolase: protein MSKEAYIIDGIRTPIGSLGGELSPVRTDDLAAMVIKELVSRNPNIPKEMVDDVILGCHNQAGEDNRNVARMALLLAGLPVTVPGETVNRLCSSGMSAIIQAARAIKAGDGDVFIAGGVEHMTRGPLVVSKPSKAFGNDSQMYDSTFGWRFVNPKMKEMYGVDPMGLTAENLADMYQISREDQDKFSYQTQMKAAKAQENGTLAEEIMPVTIPQRKGEPVIVTNDEFIRPNTTLETLAKLKPAFKPDGTVTAGNASGLNDGAAATYVVSGEALQKYNLTPLARIVSSAVVGVEPRIMGIGPVPATQKALQKAGLQLADMDIIELNEAFAAQSLACTRALGLADDDARLNVNGGAIAFGHPLGMSGTRIVYSAALSLKRLQKRYALATMCVGVGQGYAVILERV, encoded by the coding sequence ATGAGCAAAGAAGCCTATATCATAGATGGAATCAGAACTCCGATCGGGAGCCTGGGCGGTGAATTATCGCCTGTACGAACCGACGACTTGGCGGCCATGGTCATAAAAGAGCTGGTCAGCCGTAATCCAAACATCCCCAAAGAGATGGTGGATGATGTTATACTTGGCTGCCACAACCAGGCCGGCGAAGACAACCGCAACGTAGCCCGCATGGCGCTGTTGCTGGCGGGTTTGCCCGTAACAGTACCCGGCGAAACCGTAAACCGCTTGTGTTCTTCGGGTATGTCGGCCATCATACAGGCAGCCCGGGCCATTAAGGCAGGGGATGGCGATGTGTTTATTGCCGGTGGGGTAGAGCACATGACCCGTGGCCCCCTGGTGGTTTCCAAGCCGAGCAAAGCCTTCGGAAACGACTCGCAGATGTATGATTCGACTTTCGGCTGGCGCTTCGTCAACCCCAAGATGAAAGAGATGTATGGCGTAGATCCCATGGGCCTGACGGCCGAAAACCTAGCAGACATGTATCAGATTTCGCGGGAAGACCAGGACAAGTTCTCCTACCAAACGCAGATGAAAGCCGCCAAAGCACAGGAAAACGGAACGCTGGCAGAGGAGATTATGCCCGTTACGATTCCGCAGCGAAAAGGCGAGCCGGTGATCGTTACAAATGATGAATTCATCCGGCCAAACACTACCCTGGAAACACTGGCTAAGCTGAAGCCTGCTTTCAAGCCGGACGGCACGGTAACAGCCGGCAACGCCTCGGGCCTGAATGATGGTGCGGCAGCGACTTATGTAGTTTCGGGAGAAGCACTCCAAAAGTATAACCTGACCCCTTTGGCCCGCATCGTCAGCTCAGCAGTAGTAGGCGTAGAGCCTCGTATCATGGGCATTGGCCCTGTGCCTGCCACCCAGAAAGCGTTGCAAAAAGCCGGCTTACAACTGGCCGATATGGACATTATCGAACTAAACGAAGCGTTTGCCGCGCAAAGCCTGGCCTGCACCAGAGCCCTGGGCCTGGCCGACGATGACGCGCGCCTGAACGTGAATGGTGGTGCTATTGCGTTTGGCCACCCGCTGGGTATGTCGGGTACTCGCATCGTGTATAGTGCGGCACTTTCCCTGAAAAGGCTACAGAAACGCTATGCCCTGGCTACCATGTGCGTAGGAGTGGGGCAGGGGTATGCCGTTATTCTGGAAAGGGTTTGA
- a CDS encoding glycoside hydrolase family 15 protein, producing the protein MAAKLSDHALIGNARAAALVSREGAIDWCCLPEFDSPAIFAALLDNEKGGHFAITPSAAHSATQRYLPDTNVAEILFETTKGTARLVDAFTAMPEADKLHALFPDHEILRVVEGLSGTVPFNMEFAPRIFYGRELPQLNDQKKLGIHVTWKENIYVFLSSLAPEQLRINRQEARVTAAFSVGPGEQVFFSFSYSDQSPAILPELRTTAGKRLEQTINYWKNWISHCRYSGLYADHVRRSALALKLLTHAPSGAIVAAPTTSLPEKLGGERNWDYRYCWLRDASFTIRVLVKLGFEEEAHAYMNWILHATQLTRPKLQVVYSVFGHASLKERTLGWLQGYSNARPVRIGNKADGQFQLDVYGEVLDALFAYASLVKVFDHDTRKFALGLGETICKLWDEPDNGIWEVRSALVQHTHSKVMAWVGLDRLIKLAEKYCWKEAPLDKFRQVAAAIRTEVERLGYNNLLGSYTRELSGSTLDASLLTFSLVGYCDAASPRMIATARQVYTCLSKNNLIYRYKNTDDGLQGSEESFGICSFWLAENFARAGELQKAVQIFETMLAHAGPTGLLSEEVDPDTHELLGNYPQGFTHIGLVHAALSINEAYHKQALEV; encoded by the coding sequence ATGGCAGCGAAACTCTCCGATCATGCCCTGATAGGCAATGCACGCGCGGCGGCGCTGGTAAGCCGGGAAGGCGCAATTGATTGGTGTTGCCTGCCGGAATTCGATTCGCCTGCCATCTTTGCAGCCCTTTTAGACAATGAGAAAGGCGGACATTTCGCTATTACTCCCTCCGCGGCGCATAGCGCCACCCAACGCTACCTGCCGGATACCAACGTGGCGGAAATCCTTTTTGAAACGACTAAAGGCACCGCCCGCCTTGTGGATGCTTTTACAGCCATGCCGGAAGCAGACAAACTGCACGCCCTTTTCCCGGATCATGAGATTTTACGGGTGGTGGAAGGCCTCTCGGGCACCGTGCCCTTTAATATGGAGTTTGCGCCCCGCATCTTCTACGGCAGGGAGCTCCCGCAGCTGAACGATCAGAAAAAGCTGGGCATACATGTTACCTGGAAAGAAAACATTTACGTTTTCCTGAGCTCGCTTGCGCCCGAACAGTTACGAATAAACAGGCAGGAGGCCAGGGTAACAGCTGCATTTTCGGTAGGCCCCGGCGAGCAGGTCTTTTTCTCGTTTAGTTATTCCGACCAAAGCCCCGCCATACTTCCGGAGTTAAGAACAACCGCTGGTAAGCGGCTGGAGCAGACGATAAACTACTGGAAAAACTGGATCAGTCACTGCCGGTATTCGGGGCTGTATGCCGACCACGTAAGGCGAAGCGCCCTTGCCTTAAAGCTATTGACACATGCCCCATCAGGTGCTATAGTGGCAGCGCCTACTACGTCGCTGCCCGAAAAGTTAGGTGGGGAGCGGAACTGGGACTACCGCTACTGCTGGTTGCGGGATGCTTCGTTTACCATTCGGGTACTGGTAAAGCTCGGCTTTGAGGAAGAAGCGCATGCCTACATGAACTGGATCCTACATGCCACGCAGCTGACGCGGCCCAAATTACAGGTTGTTTATTCCGTTTTTGGCCATGCTTCTTTAAAAGAGAGAACCCTCGGCTGGCTGCAGGGCTATAGCAACGCCAGGCCGGTACGTATCGGGAATAAAGCAGATGGGCAGTTTCAGCTGGATGTGTATGGGGAAGTGCTCGATGCCCTTTTTGCGTATGCCTCGCTTGTAAAGGTCTTCGACCACGATACGAGGAAATTTGCGTTGGGCCTTGGCGAAACGATCTGCAAACTCTGGGATGAGCCTGATAACGGGATCTGGGAAGTACGCTCTGCTCTTGTGCAACACACGCACTCCAAAGTCATGGCCTGGGTAGGACTGGACCGCCTGATCAAGCTAGCAGAAAAATACTGCTGGAAAGAAGCGCCTCTTGACAAATTCCGCCAGGTGGCCGCCGCCATTCGCACCGAAGTAGAGCGCCTTGGGTACAATAACCTCCTCGGGTCTTATACCCGCGAGCTAAGCGGAAGCACCTTAGACGCCAGCCTGTTGACCTTTTCTCTTGTCGGTTACTGCGACGCCGCTTCTCCCCGAATGATTGCTACGGCCCGCCAGGTTTATACATGCTTATCGAAGAATAACCTGATTTACCGGTACAAAAACACCGATGATGGCCTGCAGGGAAGCGAAGAATCGTTTGGAATCTGCAGCTTCTGGCTGGCCGAAAACTTTGCGCGGGCAGGAGAACTGCAAAAAGCTGTTCAGATTTTTGAAACGATGCTGGCACATGCCGGTCCTACCGGGCTATTATCAGAAGAAGTGGACCCGGACACCCATGAGCTGCTGGGAAATTACCCGCAGGGTTTCACCCACATCGGCCTGGTGCATGCCGCACTTTCCATCAACGAAGCCTACCACAAACAAGCCCTGGAAGTATGA
- a CDS encoding Rieske 2Fe-2S domain-containing protein, which produces MNQKTTLNAIAQQQWLGTAGDALQPAVLDAFKAGGEAGQEIKNFLHGVWLGHPLHPAITDVPVGAWTTAAVLDGLELLGKEAYKPGADAAIAVGLAGAVGAAVTGLTDWTGTTSESRRIGLMHGLLNAGATALYATSLILRRRKKSRGAAISLAMLGYGVVSAGAYLGGHLVFGKQIGVDHTATADQYPTNFVAVLPENDLAENTMRRVEAGEVAVLLARKDGEIFAIAHTCAHMGGPLSEGDLLDDDCVRCPWHGSVFSLRDGSVRNGPATEPQPKFDVRVQDGQIEVRLQKAES; this is translated from the coding sequence ATGAACCAGAAAACAACACTTAATGCTATTGCCCAACAACAGTGGCTTGGCACCGCAGGGGATGCGCTGCAACCCGCCGTATTAGACGCTTTTAAAGCAGGCGGCGAAGCGGGCCAGGAAATCAAAAACTTTCTGCATGGCGTCTGGCTTGGCCACCCGCTTCACCCGGCGATTACGGATGTGCCGGTCGGCGCCTGGACGACCGCTGCTGTGCTGGATGGCCTGGAGCTGCTCGGTAAAGAAGCGTACAAGCCAGGAGCAGATGCCGCCATTGCAGTTGGGCTGGCCGGAGCCGTAGGCGCAGCCGTTACCGGCCTCACCGACTGGACAGGCACCACAAGCGAAAGCCGCCGGATTGGCCTGATGCATGGCCTGTTAAATGCCGGCGCCACGGCACTCTATGCTACATCGCTCATCCTGCGCCGGCGTAAGAAATCCCGCGGCGCAGCCATCAGCCTGGCCATGCTGGGCTATGGCGTGGTAAGCGCGGGAGCCTACCTGGGCGGCCACCTTGTTTTTGGCAAGCAGATCGGCGTGGACCACACCGCTACGGCAGACCAATACCCGACGAATTTTGTGGCGGTGCTGCCGGAAAACGACTTAGCTGAAAACACCATGCGCCGGGTAGAAGCCGGAGAAGTTGCCGTACTTCTGGCGCGGAAAGACGGGGAGATCTTCGCTATCGCCCATACCTGCGCGCACATGGGCGGACCACTATCAGAGGGCGACCTGCTGGATGATGACTGTGTACGTTGCCCGTGGCATGGTTCGGTCTTTTCGTTAAGGGATGGCAGCGTACGGAATGGCCCGGCAACGGAGCCCCAGCCCAAATTCGACGTGCGGGTGCAGGATGGCCAGATCGAAGTAAGGCTGCAGAAAGCCGAAAGCTGA
- the rnk gene encoding nucleoside diphosphate kinase regulator, which translates to MNTIYLTEKDHQRLHALVQAQRLTNGPRAVEALGKELKRAKVVATEEIPVDVVTMNSIVRLKELKSASEMEITIVYPKDADLASKKISVLAPVATAVLGCRVGDEVEWPAPQGGTVTYKVESILYQPEAAGDIYL; encoded by the coding sequence ATGAACACCATTTATTTAACTGAAAAAGACCACCAGCGGCTGCATGCCCTGGTACAGGCACAACGCCTGACAAACGGACCGCGTGCGGTGGAGGCACTTGGCAAAGAGTTGAAGCGCGCCAAGGTAGTGGCCACAGAAGAGATTCCGGTTGATGTTGTTACCATGAACTCTATTGTAAGACTGAAAGAACTGAAAAGCGCTTCGGAGATGGAAATTACGATCGTCTATCCGAAAGATGCAGATCTTGCGAGCAAAAAGATCTCTGTGCTGGCTCCCGTTGCCACGGCGGTGCTGGGCTGCAGGGTAGGCGACGAGGTAGAATGGCCGGCGCCGCAGGGCGGCACTGTCACCTATAAAGTGGAAAGTATTTTATACCAGCCGGAGGCAGCAGGCGACATATACCTCTAA